In Shouchella patagoniensis, the following are encoded in one genomic region:
- a CDS encoding GntR family transcriptional regulator yields MWIQLSVESSEPMYEQIMSQVKESIYEGGLIQNQELPSIRSMANELGVSVITVKRAYSELEREGYIYTRKGIGSFAKEIPSERKRQRLYVHVAKQVKDVWEQASKQGMTKKEMEQIVTNLLKEEYDVND; encoded by the coding sequence TTGTGGATCCAGCTTTCCGTTGAAAGTTCTGAACCGATGTATGAACAAATCATGAGTCAAGTCAAGGAATCGATCTATGAAGGCGGTTTAATACAAAATCAGGAACTACCATCAATTAGATCGATGGCAAATGAATTAGGTGTTAGTGTAATTACTGTCAAAAGGGCTTACTCTGAACTTGAGCGAGAAGGTTACATTTACACACGTAAGGGGATTGGCTCATTTGCAAAAGAAATTCCTAGTGAAAGAAAGCGTCAACGTTTGTATGTTCATGTAGCAAAGCAAGTAAAGGATGTATGGGAGCAAGCATCAAAACAAGGGATGACTAAAAAAGAAATGGAACAAATAGTTACTAATCTACTAAAGGAGGAGTATGATGTTAACGATTGA
- the ftsZ gene encoding cell division protein FtsZ: MFDFEMDMEQLAQIKVIGVGGGGSNAVNRMIENGLQGVEFIAVNTDAQALHLSKAEKKLQLGGKLTRGLGAGANPDIGKKAAEESREQLEEVLGGSDMVFITAGMGGGTGTGAAPVIAEVAKELGALTVGVVTRPFSFEGRKRQNQAISGISALKEKVDTLIVIPNDRLLEIVDKNTPMLEAFREADNVLRQGVQGISDLIATPGLINLDFADVKTVMSEKGSALMGIGIATGENRAAEAAKKAISSPLLETSVDGAQGVLMNITGGTNLSLYEVHEAAEIVSEACDEEVNMIFGSVINENLKDEIVVTVIATGFEESPEKKQPVTNRPTKQKQAPVQQKEEAKRSENRQKPQQTEEQPDTLDIPTFLRNRRNR, translated from the coding sequence ATGTTTGATTTTGAAATGGATATGGAACAATTAGCTCAAATAAAAGTAATAGGCGTTGGTGGGGGTGGTTCAAACGCCGTCAACCGAATGATTGAAAATGGGTTGCAAGGTGTAGAATTTATCGCAGTCAATACGGATGCGCAAGCGTTGCATCTTTCAAAAGCAGAAAAAAAGCTTCAACTTGGTGGTAAGTTAACAAGAGGTCTAGGAGCAGGCGCGAATCCGGATATCGGAAAAAAAGCGGCTGAAGAAAGCCGGGAACAGTTAGAAGAAGTTCTAGGTGGATCAGATATGGTGTTTATCACTGCCGGTATGGGTGGTGGAACTGGTACTGGAGCTGCACCAGTCATTGCTGAAGTGGCCAAAGAATTAGGTGCACTAACAGTAGGTGTTGTTACTAGACCCTTTTCTTTTGAAGGACGTAAACGACAAAATCAAGCGATTTCTGGTATTAGTGCTTTAAAGGAAAAAGTTGATACGTTGATTGTCATTCCAAATGACCGTCTACTTGAGATTGTGGATAAGAATACGCCAATGCTAGAAGCGTTCAGAGAAGCAGATAATGTTTTACGTCAGGGTGTACAAGGTATTTCTGATCTAATTGCTACACCAGGTCTTATTAATCTTGACTTTGCAGATGTAAAAACGGTTATGAGTGAAAAAGGATCAGCACTTATGGGAATCGGCATAGCTACAGGTGAAAACCGAGCTGCGGAAGCCGCAAAAAAAGCAATTTCGAGTCCATTGCTTGAAACATCAGTTGACGGCGCACAAGGTGTTCTGATGAATATAACAGGGGGAACGAACTTAAGCTTGTATGAAGTTCATGAGGCGGCTGAAATTGTCTCTGAAGCCTGTGATGAAGAGGTAAATATGATCTTTGGCTCTGTTATTAATGAGAACTTGAAAGATGAGATTGTGGTTACGGTAATTGCAACTGGCTTTGAAGAAAGCCCTGAAAAAAAACAGCCAGTAACAAATCGACCGACTAAGCAAAAACAAGCTCCCGTGCAACAGAAAGAAGAAGCAAAGCGCTCTGAAAATCGTCAAAAGCCGCAACAAACAGAAGAACAACCTGATACACTTGATATACCAACGTTTTTACGTAATAGACGTAATCGTTAA
- a CDS encoding cell division protein FtsQ/DivIB: MSRDEKVVSVNERIPTLQEKRKRKANRRMLAIILLFFSLLILLVYFQSPLSDVKTITISGNQLVTDEVVLTESGIKQGMNMWNLAEGERTERLEQVTEIQHAAIERELPSTVNVTIEEYPRVGYVASEEGYRPLLQNGQTLEAVSSNQLAGDAPVLVGFKDEEMLAQMGEELVKTAPEIVGRISEILFTPTDGSKDELTLFMNDGMEVRTAVSSFAQYMQPYPQVYAQIDAKKDGVLYMKMSPYFKENQTAEE; the protein is encoded by the coding sequence GTGAGTCGAGATGAAAAAGTTGTTTCGGTAAACGAGCGAATTCCAACCTTACAGGAAAAGCGGAAGCGAAAAGCGAACCGGCGAATGCTGGCTATTATTTTGTTGTTTTTTTCGTTGCTTATCTTGCTTGTTTATTTTCAGAGCCCGCTTAGTGATGTGAAAACAATAACAATTTCGGGCAATCAACTTGTAACGGATGAAGTAGTCTTAACAGAAAGTGGCATAAAACAAGGAATGAATATGTGGAATCTAGCTGAAGGAGAGCGTACAGAGAGACTTGAGCAAGTGACTGAAATTCAACACGCTGCAATTGAACGTGAATTACCGTCTACTGTAAATGTGACTATTGAAGAATATCCACGCGTTGGTTATGTAGCTAGTGAAGAAGGGTATCGCCCTCTTTTACAAAATGGACAAACTCTTGAGGCGGTATCTAGTAACCAACTTGCTGGTGATGCTCCGGTCTTAGTTGGGTTTAAAGACGAAGAAATGCTCGCACAGATGGGGGAAGAGCTTGTTAAAACAGCTCCAGAAATTGTGGGGCGTATTTCGGAGATTTTATTTACACCAACTGATGGTTCAAAAGATGAATTGACTCTTTTTATGAACGACGGAATGGAAGTGCGTACAGCAGTCAGCTCTTTCGCTCAGTATATGCAACCATATCCGCAAGTCTATGCTCAAATAGATGCAAAGAAGGATGGAGTGCTATATATGAAAATGAGCCCTTATTTCAAAGAGAATCAGACTGCAGAGGAATAG
- the ftsA gene encoding cell division protein FtsA produces MVSSETYVSLDIGTSSVKVVVAEVAGGSINILGVGNVDSEGIRKGTIVDIDETVKSIKRAVDQAERMVGIRIEHVVVGVNGSHVDLTPCHGVVAVSSSDREIGVEDVRRVIDAAQVVSIPPEREIIDVIPKQFIVDGLDEITDPKGMIGVRLEMEGTMITGSKTVLHNLLRCVERAGLSVAEICLNSLAAGSVAVSKDEKGLGVCVIEIGGGSTTVSVFDQGTLAAMTVLQIGGDHITNDLAVGLKLTTEEAERVKCKYGHAFIDEASPEEQITIQKIGSNERETLTQLELAQIIEPRVEEIVELAARELVRLGFRQFPSGFVLTGGTVALPGVLELAKDMLEGNIRVAIPNYIGVREPKYTVSIGLIQFAHKNGRVQGKEIAAAFSHADEQESIEVPTSNNRSSKRQEVKRQEVKQQQEEKKESKVKSWFKTFFE; encoded by the coding sequence TTGGTGAGCAGTGAAACGTATGTAAGTTTGGATATTGGAACATCTTCTGTGAAAGTTGTCGTGGCAGAAGTAGCTGGAGGCTCAATTAATATCCTTGGAGTTGGCAATGTCGATTCTGAAGGAATCCGTAAAGGAACGATCGTTGATATAGATGAGACGGTTAAATCCATCAAACGAGCGGTGGATCAGGCTGAGCGAATGGTTGGAATACGGATTGAACATGTGGTTGTTGGCGTAAATGGCAGCCATGTTGATTTAACCCCATGCCACGGTGTCGTAGCAGTTTCTAGTAGTGACCGTGAAATTGGGGTTGAAGATGTACGGAGAGTGATCGATGCAGCTCAAGTAGTGTCAATCCCACCAGAAAGAGAGATTATTGATGTTATTCCAAAGCAGTTTATTGTAGATGGACTCGATGAAATTACTGATCCAAAAGGAATGATTGGAGTCCGTTTAGAGATGGAAGGCACAATGATCACAGGTTCAAAGACGGTGTTGCATAATCTGTTGCGCTGTGTAGAACGAGCTGGTCTTTCGGTAGCGGAAATTTGCTTGAATTCGCTTGCGGCTGGTTCCGTGGCCGTTTCAAAAGATGAAAAAGGGCTTGGGGTTTGTGTGATTGAGATTGGTGGAGGATCAACAACCGTTTCTGTATTTGATCAAGGCACACTCGCAGCCATGACCGTACTTCAAATAGGTGGAGACCATATTACGAATGATCTTGCTGTAGGTCTAAAGCTTACTACTGAAGAAGCAGAACGGGTTAAATGTAAGTATGGACATGCATTTATTGATGAAGCTTCACCCGAAGAACAAATTACAATCCAAAAGATTGGTTCAAATGAACGAGAAACATTAACACAGTTGGAACTGGCTCAAATAATTGAACCACGCGTAGAGGAAATTGTAGAGCTTGCTGCACGTGAACTCGTTCGGCTAGGCTTTAGACAATTCCCAAGTGGCTTCGTATTGACTGGGGGCACTGTTGCACTTCCGGGCGTATTGGAGTTAGCAAAGGATATGCTCGAAGGAAATATTCGAGTAGCGATTCCCAATTATATTGGTGTGCGGGAACCGAAGTATACAGTTAGTATTGGATTAATTCAATTTGCCCATAAAAATGGACGAGTTCAAGGGAAAGAAATTGCTGCGGCATTTTCCCACGCGGATGAGCAAGAGTCTATTGAAGTACCAACTTCTAACAATCGCAGTAGTAAACGTCAAGAAGTGAAACGTCAAGAGGTAAAACAGCAACAAGAAGAAAAGAAAGAATCGAAAGTAAAGTCGTGGTTTAAAACGTTTTTCGAATAA
- the spoIIGA gene encoding sigma-E processing peptidase SpoIIGA — MTVYLDLIWLLNAGIDYLLLAGTAMLLKRRFRHIRMIIGALFASLIVFFMFTPYAALFMNPVIKLIYSGAIVFIAFGYKRFSYFFKSLATFYFITFVTGGGLFAMHYFFQTEADILSHLPGYGVGGSAISWLFVLIGFPLVFLFSKQQVYSFQLRKMKADQLAEVEIWIAREHFSMWGLVDTGNQLKDPITKMPVMVAEASMFYRAFGQKEVDAVVELTTEENPSILMKRVRVVPFRAVGQGEPFMAALKPDRVRIHYDGETFETSHVLIGLFAHTLSADEEYQCIVHPQLVVQSAS; from the coding sequence ATGACGGTTTATCTTGATTTGATTTGGCTGTTAAATGCGGGGATTGATTATTTATTATTGGCAGGCACTGCTATGTTGCTTAAACGACGTTTTCGGCATATTCGGATGATTATAGGCGCATTATTTGCATCGTTAATTGTTTTTTTTATGTTTACTCCATATGCCGCGTTGTTTATGAATCCTGTTATTAAACTTATTTATTCAGGCGCAATAGTATTCATCGCATTTGGTTACAAACGATTTTCGTATTTTTTTAAAAGCTTGGCCACGTTTTACTTTATTACGTTTGTTACCGGCGGTGGTTTGTTTGCAATGCATTACTTTTTTCAAACGGAAGCCGATATTCTTTCGCATTTACCTGGTTATGGAGTTGGCGGCAGTGCGATAAGTTGGCTTTTCGTACTTATAGGCTTTCCACTCGTTTTTTTGTTTAGCAAGCAACAAGTTTATTCATTCCAACTAAGAAAAATGAAGGCTGATCAGTTAGCGGAAGTGGAAATTTGGATTGCGCGAGAACATTTTTCGATGTGGGGTTTGGTTGATACAGGTAATCAATTGAAAGATCCAATTACGAAAATGCCGGTTATGGTTGCTGAAGCATCGATGTTTTATCGTGCTTTTGGACAAAAAGAAGTTGACGCAGTTGTAGAATTAACAACAGAAGAAAACCCTTCAATACTCATGAAACGGGTTCGGGTTGTACCTTTTAGAGCGGTTGGGCAAGGAGAACCTTTTATGGCTGCCTTAAAACCGGACAGAGTTCGTATTCATTATGACGGTGAAACGTTTGAAACATCTCATGTGCTTATCGGATTATTTGCACATACACTATCAGCCGATGAAGAATATCAGTGTATTGTTCACCCGCAACTTGTTGTGCAATCGGCAAGCTAA
- a CDS encoding ATP-binding cassette domain-containing protein has product MLTIEEGWIRDKGPNNLSLPKHCMTVLIGRNGSGKTTVLKGLAKQLDLESGKLYYSEEWEATNYHHYVVYLPFLIQSAWPSIVYRAFID; this is encoded by the coding sequence ATGTTAACGATTGAAGAGGGGTGGATTCGAGACAAAGGACCAAACAATTTATCCTTGCCGAAACATTGTATGACCGTTCTGATTGGTAGAAACGGTTCAGGAAAAACGACAGTATTAAAAGGCCTAGCAAAGCAATTGGATTTAGAAAGTGGGAAATTGTATTATTCAGAGGAATGGGAAGCGACTAACTATCATCACTATGTTGTCTATTTACCATTTCTAATTCAATCCGCTTGGCCAAGTATAGTTTATAGAGCTTTTATTGACTAG